One Bythopirellula goksoeyrii genomic window, GATGGCGCAGAACTGCTGTCCGATCAGTGCAACTCACTCGACAATCCTCGATAGTTTTTGATCCCGAGCGATTCAATATTGCACGTCATAGCGGGGGCCCCTATTGACGGTGCACAATTCACATGAATTTGCTCGTCCCATGCTCGGCAAAGCACTGGAAAACAAGCGCCAAGCCGCAAGCGGTAGGCGCACAATGGGAAGAGTTTACTCTTCTAGATGCCAGAGAGCTTCGCGGGCAATTCAAATTGTCAAGGAACTTGCCTAGTGAGTGGCAAGCTCCATTATCTGGAATTGCGTGGGGGCGTTCACCTAGAATTTTGGGGCCAAGAATCGGTTCGAGTGGAGCATTGCGAGCGGAAAGTCACGGGCTAGAGAATCGTTGGATTGAACGCGCTCTGCTTCGCTGGCGCTGTGCAGCGCGGCTTACGAAGACTGGTTGGTGGTGGACAGAATGACCGGGTAGGCGTAGCATTCTCCGGGAGGATTCGCCGGGCATTGCGCATCTGAGAGAAATAATTACGCAGAATGGATAATGGTTTTTTGTTCTCCTACGTTATGATGGGATAAGGAAGGCCGAACCTCTTTTCGTACTTGGATAGCCACCAACGCCCCATGGAGCTAGGTGCCCTTCGATTTATTAACGTTCAAGAACGGTATGATCACCCTTTGATGCTGAGGACTCTCTTATGTTTCGACGAATCGCTTTGAGCGCGGTACTGTGTGCCACCACGACGACCGTGGCACTTGCGGACACGGACATCATCGTAGACGATTTCGAGTCTTACACGACCTCCGCTGATGTTTTGGCAGCATGGCCCGTCCAAGTAGCGGCCACCGAACCACCGAGAGCGGACAATGGCACGGTGTTGGTGCCAGGAGATACTGCCCCATTTTATGGCGGCACCAATTTGACGAACTTTGCTCAGTTCTGTGGCTCGGTGGGAAGTGCTGCTGGTATCGCTAATTGTGATCTTGCTGGCTCTTCCGGAGTCTACGGTGGTGGACCTGAAACTGGTGCGTTTAACTCTGGTACTGTGAATGAAAGAACTTTCCCCACGATTGCTCCTTCAGCAACACAGAATGTCGAGCTATCTTACGATCTTGGCGATGATGCACTCTCTGCCAATATGAGAATGACAATTGGACTTCGTGGTGTCTCGGGTGCAACAACTGAGAACATCATTGAGATGGGTTTATATAATGATGTCGCCGCCAATGGTTTTGTTTATCGAGCAGTACTATTTCCTGGACCAGCTGGCTCAAATCCGAACTGGGTCAGCTTTGCAGACACCACTAATATCGATGTGCCTTTGCTGGATACACTCAATTCCCAATCTGAAGTAGGCGCAGGATTCCACACTTACAAGGCCGTGATCAGTGTCGATCAGATTGTTTTTTCACTCGATCTCTACGGTGATGGCCTGACCAATACGAGCAACACACCTGGCGTTGGTACTCCTGGCGTGGACGCAATGGACACTGTGGCTGTCACGACTTCTGCATTAGGATTTACCAATCTTCGTTTTGGGCTTCCCTCGAATCTAAAGTCCTCGGGTGGTGACAACATCGACGCTGCTTTCGCTGGATTTGACAACATCTCTCTCCGCTTAGTCGACATTGTAGCTCCCACGGGGGACGCAGACTTCGATGGCGATGGGAATGTGGACGGCAAAGACTTCCTCACCTGGCAACGTAACTCTGGCCTGATAGGTGGCGCGACCCTGGCGGATGGCGATGCCAACAATGACCAGAATGTCGATGGAATCGACCTAGGCATCTGGCAGGGTCAATATGGAAACACGTCGCCGCTAGTATCAGCGACTGCCGTGCCGGAACCCGCCTCAGCAGTGCTAATGCTCCTGACGATGGCAGGTTTGTTGGGCAGAAACCGCCGCTAAGACGAATGACGTTTATCCATTAATAACCCGCGTCATGGTGCTGGGGCAGCCCATGACGCGGTTTTCGTCTGGATACAAGTCAAGCACAGCACCTGAGGTTGGGAATATCCCGTCGAAGTGTCCAGTCCCACGCACTGGAGAGCGCCCTATCGCATGAATATCGCTTAGCTCATGCGCAACGGCAAGAAATTATTGCGCTTTATCAACTTCTGATTTTCTCCGGCAAGGAGTAAAATGTGAGAAGTTCCAGCAAGGTTTTCAACGTGAAAGCACGATATGGAACTCGTTGGGCCTATTACCTCAAACTGAGGATTTGATTATGTCTTTTGGCACCTCTTCAGAAAAAGTTTGCTTTCGAGCAAGACGCGGCTTTACCCTGGTAGAACTCCTGGTGGTGATTGCAATCATCGGAGTCCTAGTGGCACTGCTGTTGCCAGCGATTCAAGCGGCGCGCGAATCTGCCCGGCGGATGACATGCACAAATCATCTCAAGCAAATGGGTCTGGCCAATCTGAATTACGAGTCAAGCAACAAGAAGCTTCCCCCAGGATCGACTGCGGGAACCAGCAATAAGAATGGCTTTTCTTGGCACGTAGAGATTCTTCCCTTTGCCGAGTTTAGTTCGCTGAACAACCAGATTCAGCAGCAGATTGAAGCCAAGACGGTTACCAGAACCACGCGTGCCGGGACTATTGAGGATCTACCGGAGCCGTATCAGTTGGAAGATGTCGACGAAATAAAAATCGATGTCTATCGTTGCCCCAGCGATTCCCTCCGTTATGACGACTTGGCAAGAATTACTTGGGGACGCTACTTGGAAAGCACTAACTATTATGGAGTAGCTGGTTCGGCTTATTCTCGCTCCGTTCAAAACCCACAATTGGGAGGGATCGATCCCCTCGATTTCAGAACCGGTAGCCTTGAAGGGTCAACCAATTTCGATGGCCCCTTGTTCTACGACAGCGAAGTCAAGTTCAGTGAAATCACGGACGGCACAAGCAATACATTCATGATTGGGGAACGTTGGTATCAAGTTCGCTCATGGCTGATTGGTGGACGTGAAGCTAGCTCAGGGAATCCGAGCAACAATGTTGCACCCAGTCATTTGATGTACTCTGTGAAGAACATCGATAGCCGCTATTTACCTAACTCCGAATTTGGACCTGGCTATTATGTACTCCACGACAACTATAGCGAAGAGAAAATCCCCCCCGGTGGCCAGGCGGTTGTGGGGCTTAACGACTTATACTGGGGTAGCTTCCATAGCGGAGGAGTCAACTTCGCATACGTCGATGGCAGTGTGCATTTCATCTCCGACGATATTGACCCACTCACCTGGCTTGCCATGGGCTCACGCAACGGAGGTGAAGTTGTCGGTCAACCCTAATGGCAGAGAACCTCACTTGCGGTCTGCCAGAATGCTGAGGCACCATCTCTTTCTAGGCTTAACTGTGTTACTATTGGCGGTTGGGTGCGCTGAGGCGGATCCAACTCGGCAAGTGGAGGGCAAAGTAACCTACCAGGGAAAGCTACTAGAACACGGCCTGCTCAGCTTCTTTCCTGATGGCGCCCGACCGGTCAACGCATCCATTTCGACTTCCGGTACATACCAAGTTCAGCTTTTGCCGGGTGATTATCAGGTGATTGTAAATGCCCCCCCCAAGCTGCCTGATGACTTCAAAGAGGGGGACCCACTACCACCGCCTGATCCCAATGCTTTGCCTGTGAAGTACAGTCGTCAGCAGAGTTCCGGGCTCACTGCTACCGTTCAAATGCAAGAAGGACCGCAGACATTAGATTTCGAACTCAAATAGCCGATACGTCGGCACAATCTTCGGGAGGATTCAGCCGTGCATCCAGACCGCTCTTCTCAAAAAATGGCTTCTGGCCGTAAGGCTGGTTTCACCCTCGTGGAACTCTTGGTGGTGATCGCGATCATTGGAGTCTTGGTCGCGTTACTTCTGCCGGCAATACAATCCGCACGTGAATCTGCCCGACGCTCAACTTGTACGAACAATCTCAAGAATATTGGATTGTCGTGCCTGAACTACGAGTCTTCCCAAGGTGCTTTGCCTCCCTCCTCATTGAATTCCAAACAGCAACAAGCCAGCGGCCTCGGCTGGCCGGTTCTAATCCTACCCTACGTGGAACAAGCCGCTGTGAGCCAGAACGCCATTGCCAGGTATACCGATCCTAGCGACGACAAATCGGATAACGCCTACGATAGGCACTTCGATGACTTGAATGAGTTACTTCTGCCAATGTATTTGTGTCCCAGCGATCCTGAATTAAGGGAACAAGAGGAAAAATTTTATGATACATCGACAGGTGCTGGAAGATTTCGCAAGGCAATGAGTTATGCCGGAGTGGCCGGTTCCTACTTCAGTAGAACAGGAAACTGCCCGAGCGATCGTGATGGACAAGATTTTTGCATTAGTGGCAGCGTATCGGGTTTATTCGGTCCGAACAATTTCGACGGCCTTTTGATCCAAGGATGGCCTGTTGAATTGCGAGAAGTCACAGACGGGTTGAGCAACACCTTGCTGATGGGAGAGCGGACCTACCAGATTCGGGCTTGGATGATTGGGGCCTACTGGACTGGTTCTGCGATTCCTTACGAACCCCCCGTCCGTGGCGGATCCAGGAAGACCCGGCCGGAGGGTCCCCAAGCCCAGACCGCCCATTTTGCGAGTAAGAATATCACGGCGAGCTTCGCTCTGAACCACGATCCGTACAATGGTTGTTATCAAGCCCACAACAACGACTTGGGAGACCGTCCAAAAGTGCCTGACAGTACTCCGCGAGTTATCTCGGTGAACGACCTCCCCTTCGGAAGTCGCCATCCGGGAGGAGTTAACTTTGCACGAGGGGATGCTAGTGTAAGCTTCCAACAGGAATCCATGGATCCGATGGTCCTCTTGGCATTGGGTTCACGCAACGGCGGCGAAGTGGTCAGCGAATGAATGGATCGGGAGCGAGTCCCAGGTTAAAGCTCGCGCTACATCTTTTCAGGACTCCTCACCGACGCGGCCCCCAAGAGGAGCCTCAGATGGTCGATTTTGAGCTGAAACAACGACCTTCCCTCTGGTTTTATGCGCAAATGCGATAGAGTATTGCGCAGAAAACCTTGTTGTTTTGGGTGATTTTGATTACTCTGAGGATAGAATTTTGGCCGGGATCCGTTCCCCCGGCATGGTTTACGTAACCACTTTTCATGGTCCTAGTTTTCTGTTTTTTTTCGTCGCCGAGATCGACGAGGGGAGTAGTGTAATGAAGAAAACGAAGTTGTTTATCTTTCTCGTGGCCTGCAGCCTGATGTGTGCCAACTCAGTGGAAGCTGCGGGCTTCAAGATCTCGCTTGGTATTCGCGAGACTGGCAGCACAATGCCGATCTTTGGCAACGGTGGCTCCAGTGGTGGCATCGAATGGGTCGACAAAGATGCTCAGACTCTTACAGCGGACGGTACTTGGCAGCTATTTACTTTCACACCGAATGCTGCTGGAGCTTTGTCGGCTTTCGCCGGTGGTACCGCCGATAGTTTACTTTCCACCGATACGGGTACGATCGAGCACATTCGCTTGCTGAACGACGAAGGCATCACGGCACCCTTTCGCGTTTGGATAGATGATGTGACTAATACGGTGGCCAGCGGCCCTGTGGTGGAGAATTTCGACTCAGCCGCACTTGCAAGTGAAGTGATGTTTAACGAGCCTGATTTCTCTGGTTCAACCGCCGGAAATCTAGTGGCTGGTGGCACGACTGCTGTTACCGATGCAATGGCTTTTTCTGGTTCACAGTCTTTGGAAGTAGCCACGCAATTTAATTCCAACAATCCAGCAGGCTGGTTGCGTCTCACTACTTTCAATGCGGCAAATCTGCCTAATCCCACGGTGATCTTTCGGGAACCTGGTGCTCCGAATCCTACGATCAGCTTTTATGCCAAAGCAACCGTCATCCCCGAACCCGCCAGCGTATTGCTGATGGGTATTTCAGTGATTGGCCTTGGTTTCGTGCGAAATCGTAGCTAACGTTTGTTTGAACTTTCTTTGATTACAGCAACCGCTCCGAGCCAACAGGTTCGGAGCGGTTTTTTTGCTCACAATTTTTGGGCCGGCATCGATACAAGCGCGCTCTTTCAGAGCTAGGATCATGATGCGCGCCTGGCACCCCAGGGCGGCGTTCCCATCTCGCTGTCGCTCGGGGGGAACTTGCCCTGGGCTATCACAGCGCGCTCCTACGGAGCTAGGATCGGGGGTGATCGGAGTCCCAGGGGCGGCTCTTGCCGTCGGAACTCTTCAGGCCGGTACGGCCGCGCTGCGATAGCCCAGGACAAAGTCCTGGGTCCAAGAGACCATAGACACAGTAGCCCTGAAAGGGCGCGCTGAACTTCAATCCCAAACATACCGTTCATCGATTGGCACTAAATATTTTTCGCAAATACATCGAAACTCCTCTTGAAACGTCTGGCGACGATGATGTTCGCGCTGGTTGTTCACATAATTGCGCAAGTCTGGGAGTTGTGATTGGCCGATAGAGAACGCTCCGTAGCCATTCTGCCAACTGAACTCGCGATATTGGGCTCCTTTTGCTTTGATCCATTTAGAAGAGTCTTGTTTCAGCTCTTGGATTAGGTCGCTAACGGAAATTGTCCGTGCAAGCGAACATGCAATGTGAATATGGTC contains:
- a CDS encoding PEP-CTERM sorting domain-containing protein (PEP-CTERM proteins occur, often in large numbers, in the proteomes of bacteria that also encode an exosortase, a predicted intramembrane cysteine proteinase. The presence of a PEP-CTERM domain at a protein's C-terminus predicts cleavage within the sorting domain, followed by covalent anchoring to some some component of the (usually Gram-negative) cell surface. Many PEP-CTERM proteins exhibit an unusual sequence composition that includes large numbers of potential glycosylation sites. Expression of one such protein has been shown restore the ability of a bacterium to form floc, a type of biofilm.), with the protein product MFRRIALSAVLCATTTTVALADTDIIVDDFESYTTSADVLAAWPVQVAATEPPRADNGTVLVPGDTAPFYGGTNLTNFAQFCGSVGSAAGIANCDLAGSSGVYGGGPETGAFNSGTVNERTFPTIAPSATQNVELSYDLGDDALSANMRMTIGLRGVSGATTENIIEMGLYNDVAANGFVYRAVLFPGPAGSNPNWVSFADTTNIDVPLLDTLNSQSEVGAGFHTYKAVISVDQIVFSLDLYGDGLTNTSNTPGVGTPGVDAMDTVAVTTSALGFTNLRFGLPSNLKSSGGDNIDAAFAGFDNISLRLVDIVAPTGDADFDGDGNVDGKDFLTWQRNSGLIGGATLADGDANNDQNVDGIDLGIWQGQYGNTSPLVSATAVPEPASAVLMLLTMAGLLGRNRR
- a CDS encoding DUF1559 domain-containing protein; the encoded protein is MSFGTSSEKVCFRARRGFTLVELLVVIAIIGVLVALLLPAIQAARESARRMTCTNHLKQMGLANLNYESSNKKLPPGSTAGTSNKNGFSWHVEILPFAEFSSLNNQIQQQIEAKTVTRTTRAGTIEDLPEPYQLEDVDEIKIDVYRCPSDSLRYDDLARITWGRYLESTNYYGVAGSAYSRSVQNPQLGGIDPLDFRTGSLEGSTNFDGPLFYDSEVKFSEITDGTSNTFMIGERWYQVRSWLIGGREASSGNPSNNVAPSHLMYSVKNIDSRYLPNSEFGPGYYVLHDNYSEEKIPPGGQAVVGLNDLYWGSFHSGGVNFAYVDGSVHFISDDIDPLTWLAMGSRNGGEVVGQP
- a CDS encoding DUF1559 domain-containing protein produces the protein MHPDRSSQKMASGRKAGFTLVELLVVIAIIGVLVALLLPAIQSARESARRSTCTNNLKNIGLSCLNYESSQGALPPSSLNSKQQQASGLGWPVLILPYVEQAAVSQNAIARYTDPSDDKSDNAYDRHFDDLNELLLPMYLCPSDPELREQEEKFYDTSTGAGRFRKAMSYAGVAGSYFSRTGNCPSDRDGQDFCISGSVSGLFGPNNFDGLLIQGWPVELREVTDGLSNTLLMGERTYQIRAWMIGAYWTGSAIPYEPPVRGGSRKTRPEGPQAQTAHFASKNITASFALNHDPYNGCYQAHNNDLGDRPKVPDSTPRVISVNDLPFGSRHPGGVNFARGDASVSFQQESMDPMVLLALGSRNGGEVVSE
- a CDS encoding PEP-CTERM sorting domain-containing protein, whose amino-acid sequence is MAGIRSPGMVYVTTFHGPSFLFFFVAEIDEGSSVMKKTKLFIFLVACSLMCANSVEAAGFKISLGIRETGSTMPIFGNGGSSGGIEWVDKDAQTLTADGTWQLFTFTPNAAGALSAFAGGTADSLLSTDTGTIEHIRLLNDEGITAPFRVWIDDVTNTVASGPVVENFDSAALASEVMFNEPDFSGSTAGNLVAGGTTAVTDAMAFSGSQSLEVATQFNSNNPAGWLRLTTFNAANLPNPTVIFREPGAPNPTISFYAKATVIPEPASVLLMGISVIGLGFVRNRS
- the tnpA gene encoding IS200/IS605 family transposase — protein: MAQSLSNILLHLVFSTKHRKPWINTEIESELAPYLATTCQTLKCPSHAIGCFDDHIHIACSLARTISVSDLIQELKQDSSKWIKAKGAQYREFSWQNGYGAFSIGQSQLPDLRNYVNNQREHHRRQTFQEEFRCICEKYLVPIDERYVWD